From a region of the Ardenticatena maritima genome:
- a CDS encoding LLM class flavin-dependent oxidoreductase, translating into MEIGLYSFGERTIDPETGRLISPQERMRRLLEEIKLADEVGLDVFGLGEHHRPDYIISAPAVVLAAAAARTRRIRLTSAVTVLSSDDPVRVFQQFATLDLISNGRAEIMVGRGSFIESFPLFGYDLNDYDALFDEKLRLLLRIRESECITWSGRFRPPIEDRCIYPRPVQDPLPVWVAVGGSPPSVVRAGTLGLPVILAIIGGMPARFAPLAALYRQTARRAGHTPIFGIASHGFLADTTRDARDTAFPAYKAQMDRIGRERGWPPMTRAQFDASCTLHGANFVGTPEEVIEKILYQHELFGHERFLLQLTVGTLPHKKVLHAIELLGTKVAPAVRRALGVSSPR; encoded by the coding sequence ATGGAAATCGGTTTGTACAGTTTCGGCGAACGCACGATTGACCCCGAAACCGGGCGGCTCATCAGCCCGCAAGAGCGCATGCGCCGCTTGCTGGAAGAAATCAAGTTGGCGGATGAAGTTGGGCTGGATGTTTTCGGGCTGGGCGAACACCACCGCCCCGACTACATTATCTCCGCCCCGGCTGTTGTGCTGGCAGCGGCGGCGGCGCGCACACGCCGTATTCGTCTCACCAGCGCCGTCACTGTGCTCAGTTCGGATGACCCGGTGCGTGTCTTCCAACAGTTCGCCACGCTGGACCTCATCTCCAATGGCCGCGCAGAAATCATGGTGGGGCGCGGTTCGTTCATTGAATCGTTTCCCCTCTTTGGCTACGACTTGAACGATTACGATGCCCTTTTTGATGAAAAATTGCGCTTGCTCTTGCGCATCCGCGAATCCGAATGCATCACATGGTCGGGACGATTCCGCCCACCAATTGAAGACCGGTGCATCTACCCCCGCCCGGTGCAAGACCCCTTGCCCGTCTGGGTGGCGGTTGGCGGTTCACCCCCCTCTGTGGTGCGTGCCGGCACATTGGGGCTTCCCGTCATCCTCGCCATTATCGGCGGCATGCCCGCCCGTTTTGCACCACTGGCAGCCCTCTATCGCCAAACGGCGCGCCGCGCGGGGCACACCCCCATCTTTGGTATCGCCTCGCATGGTTTTCTGGCGGATACTACACGCGACGCCCGCGACACAGCATTCCCCGCGTACAAAGCGCAAATGGACCGCATCGGGCGCGAACGTGGCTGGCCTCCCATGACCCGCGCGCAATTCGATGCGTCATGCACCCTGCACGGCGCGAACTTTGTAGGCACGCCCGAAGAGGTCATCGAGAAAATTCTCTACCAGCATGAACTCTTCGGCCATGAGCGTTTTCTTCTCCAACTGACAGTGGGCACCCTTCCACACAAAAAAGTGTTGCACGCCATCGAACTGTTGGGCACCAAAGTTGCGCCCGCCGTGCGCCGCGCGTTGGGCGTTTCCTCGCCTCGCTGA